The genomic window GAAGCCCTGGCCCAGGTCACGGACACCTTCTCGGCGGTGCTCGGCGGCCGGACGGCGGTGCTGGCGCCCACCGGCTGAGGGCGCGCCGCCGGGCCCGCGTTCACGCCGCTCGCAGGCGCCGCCACACCGCCTTGGCCGCGTGGTGCCCCGACATGCCGTGCACACCGGGACCGGGCGGCGTGGCCGACGAGCAGAGGTAGACCGCGGGGTGGGCGGTGGCGTACGGCACCCGGGCGAGCCGGGGCCGGATCACCGTCTGCAGCCCCGCGAACGCGCCGGTGGCGATGTCCCCGCCGACGTAGTTGGCGTTCCGTGCGGCGAGTTGCGGCGGTCCGGACACGGCACGGGCCAGCACGAGGTCGCGGAACCCGGGTGCGAAGCGCTCCAGTTGACGTTCGATCACGTCGGTGGCGTCGCCTTCCCAGCCGGCCGGGACGTGCCCGTAGACCCAGAAGACGTGGCGGCCCTCGGGGGCGCGGCCCGGGTCGACGAGGCTGGGCTGCGCGGTGATCAGGAAGGGGACGCTCGGGTCGCGGCCCGCCCCCGCGGCGCGCAGGGAGGCGTCGATCTCGGCGGCCGTGGGACCGACGTGGACCGTGCCGGCGCGCCGGGCCTCCTCGGCCGTCCAGGGCACCGGACCCGACAGCGCGTAGTCGACCTTGAAGCAGGAGGGGCCGTAACGGTAGTGGTCGTAGGCGCCGCCGAGGCCCGCGATCCGGGCGAGCGCGGTCGGCGAGGTGTCGAAGACGTAGGCGCGGGCGGGCGGGAGTTCGTCGAGCCGCTTGACCTCCGTGCCCGTACGGATCGCACCGCCCAGCTCGCGCAGGTAGGAGGCCAGGGCGTCGGAGACGGCCTGCGAGCCGCCCCGGGGCATCGGCCAGCCGTTCTCGTGCGCGGCGAGCGCGAACATCAGGGCGATTCCGCCCGTCGCGAGGCCACTGGCCGGAGCGATGGCGTGGGCGGCGAGCCCGGCGACGAGACCGCGCGCCTTCTCCCCCCGGAAGCGGCGCGAGAGCAGCGAGGCCGGCTGCACCGCGTCCATCCCGAACCGCGCCCAGCGGTACGGGTCACGGGGCAGCCCGTCCCAGGGAGTGCGCAGCATGTCCGCCGCGAGGGTGTCCCAGTGGCCCGTGTAGGGAGCGACGAGCCTGCGGTACGCGCCCGCGTCGGCCGGGCCTAGCGACATCGCGCTCTCGCCGACCGACCCGGTGAGCACCGCCGCGGAGCCGTCCGGGAAGGGATGGGCCAGCGCGAGCGGTGCGTGGAGCCACTCGAGGCCGTGCCGGGCCAGCGGCATCGCCCGGAATGCCGGGGAGCCGATGCCGAGCGGGTGTACGGCGGAACACGGGTCGTGGCGGTAGCCCGGGAGGGTCAGCTCCTCGGTGCGGGCACCGCCCCCGACGGTGTCCCGCGCCTCGAAGACCTCCACGGAGAAGCCCCGGCGGGCCAGCTCGACCGCGGCCGTGAGGCCGTTGGGCCCCGCCCCGACGACGACGGCATCAAGCATCGATGGCACCTTCGGACTCCTTCGTCAGCCGATGGCCAGGGCACCCAGGATATTCGGGCGCACCGACAGCGGACCTCCGGGTGCGTTCAGTCCCGGCGCGCGACGCGTCCCGCGCCCCTGAGGGCGGCCCGGTCGTGAAGGCGACCGCGAACCGGGTCCGCCCCGCCGACCGGTCGGGAACCGGGCGGCAGGGCGGACGGATCCGTGTGGTCAGGCCAGGCGGCGGCGCAGGACACGGAGCGCGGCGAAGGTGAACAGTGCCGCGGCAGCGAGCGCCAGGACGGTGGACGCGATCTGGTATCCCCAGTAGTCGGTGGCGTCGAGGGAACTGATGAGGTAGTTGTCCTGGGGCAAGGCGTCGTAGAACTGGAGGCCCAGCACACCGCCGGGGTGGACACCGTGGACCTTGGAGAACAG from Streptomyces sp. NBC_01341 includes these protein-coding regions:
- a CDS encoding phytoene desaturase family protein, with the translated sequence MPSMLDAVVVGAGPNGLTAAVELARRGFSVEVFEARDTVGGGARTEELTLPGYRHDPCSAVHPLGIGSPAFRAMPLARHGLEWLHAPLALAHPFPDGSAAVLTGSVGESAMSLGPADAGAYRRLVAPYTGHWDTLAADMLRTPWDGLPRDPYRWARFGMDAVQPASLLSRRFRGEKARGLVAGLAAHAIAPASGLATGGIALMFALAAHENGWPMPRGGSQAVSDALASYLRELGGAIRTGTEVKRLDELPPARAYVFDTSPTALARIAGLGGAYDHYRYGPSCFKVDYALSGPVPWTAEEARRAGTVHVGPTAAEIDASLRAAGAGRDPSVPFLITAQPSLVDPGRAPEGRHVFWVYGHVPAGWEGDATDVIERQLERFAPGFRDLVLARAVSGPPQLAARNANYVGGDIATGAFAGLQTVIRPRLARVPYATAHPAVYLCSSATPPGPGVHGMSGHHAAKAVWRRLRAA